One Candidatus Hinthialibacter antarcticus genomic window, GGCGATAGCGGCGGAACGATAATTCTTCGAGCGCAATCGCTGCAAGCGACAACGCAATCCCTAAAACAATCGCCGCCATGAGAAAACACACGATAAATAACCAGGAGGCCTGTCCCAAAACAATGGTTAGAAGAAAACTGACATAGCCAAAAAATTCGATCGCCGGGCCTAATCCTTCCAGCAAGCAAAAATACGGAAATGCAATCAAGCCAATGCGCCCATAACGCGGATTGAACAACATTTTGAGATGATGAAAGGTGACTTCATTCAGCCCGCGCTGCCAACGGTCGCGCTGACGGCCAAGCACCTTCATCGACTCGGGGCACTCCGTCCACGCTACGGGATCAGGCACATACGCCACTCGATAGGGAATACGATTTTCATAGCAATGGCGATGTAAGTGAACGACCAGTTCGATGTCTTCGCCAACCGTTTCAAACCCCGTAAACTTTGATGAGTAGCCACCCACGTCAACAACCGTTGAGCGTCGAAAGAGACCGAACGCGCCTGAAATAATGAAGGTCGCGTTGAGAGCGTCCCACCCCATACGTCCGGCGAGGAAAGCGCGCAGATATTCCAACACTTGAAATTGCGCCCAGATATTACTTGGCAGCCGAACATCCGTCACGATACCCGCTTCGACTGTGCATCCATTCGCGATGCGGATAATTCCGCCCGCCGCGACGGTGCGCGACTCTTCTAGAAACGGACGCACGATGCGCATCAACGCTTCCGGCTCGAGTAAACTGTCGGCGTCCATCGCGCAAAACAATGGCGTCCGGCAAAAGTTGACGCCGACGTTGAGGGCGTCGGCCTTGCCGCCGTTTTCTTTGTCGATCACCCACAAGGCAGGGTTGCGCTTGCTTCGGTAGACGCCGCGTATCGCAGCGGTCGCAATCTCAGCGGTTGGCGCGCGCGCCGCCGGGACGAGATGAAACGCCTCTTTCAGGCGCTCTAAGGTTTTGTCTTTGGAACCGTCGTTAATCAACAGCATTTCATATTCGGGATAGCGCAGCGTCAGCAGCGAACGGGTCGATTCAACGCAGGTCGCCTCTTCGTTATAAGCAGGCGCAAACAAGGTAATCGGCGGCGCCCCGCCGGATGCAATCAAGTCGTCAACGTCGAACGAACGCAAGCGACGCGCATAGCGGCGCAACGAACGAAACGCCATTACACTCGTCGCGAAATAGACAATGTTCAGCGCAATAAAATAAACCAGCACCACCCAGTTGAATCCATGTATGAGGCGCCATAGCCAGACTTCGATCATTCTTCTTCCTCGCTTAAGACTTGCAAGGCCAACTCATGGCGCGCATGTCCGCTCTTGCTTAAATCTTCCAGGACAGACGCGGCCCCCAAGTGCTTCAAGCCCCACGCCGCGTGGATCGACACCCAGGGCGATGGATCAAAAAATGCAGACGTTAGACGTTGGATATCGGCTTCATCGCCGAGAAATCCTAGATGCGCGAATCGCGTTGGCGCGGATCACTTGGTCAGACACGTCGCACATCCGACGAATGGCGCCGAGGTGTTGCGGACGCCCGACTCGCCCAACCAGACGAAGCGTAGCGGAAAGCAAGTCGCGGTCATGTTCATTTTCTAAGACGCCGGGCGTTTCGTCAGCCGACGCGAAATCATTCAGCAAACTGAGCGCGTCCGCAGCAACGGCGCGCGAACGCGGCGGCAGCGTCGCGTCTGAAAAACATTGACGCAACGTCGGTACCGCCTCTTGGCCGATGCCAGCCAACATGGAAGCAATAAAACTGGTTCCCCAATATTCAAAACGATGCAGCCGCTCTAACACCGCCGGCAAATAGTCCGCTGAGTAGGTTTTTAATAGCGAACGCGCCGCCAACATTGCCACCAAGGGCGAGAAATCATCCAGCGCGTTGATCAGTATGGATAAACTCTGAGGACGCCCCAACACGCTGAGCGTCTGCACCGCTCTCGCGCGTTGTTCCGAATCGCCCCGCTTGGCGTTTATTTCGACGAGTTCAATGAATGGTTCCGCGAGACCTTGTAAGTGACGGCGTTCTTCCCCGCTCAGCCTCATGGC contains:
- a CDS encoding glycosyltransferase, which codes for MIEVWLWRLIHGFNWVVLVYFIALNIVYFATSVMAFRSLRRYARRLRSFDVDDLIASGGAPPITLFAPAYNEEATCVESTRSLLTLRYPEYEMLLINDGSKDKTLERLKEAFHLVPAARAPTAEIATAAIRGVYRSKRNPALWVIDKENGGKADALNVGVNFCRTPLFCAMDADSLLEPEALMRIVRPFLEESRTVAAGGIIRIANGCTVEAGIVTDVRLPSNIWAQFQVLEYLRAFLAGRMGWDALNATFIISGAFGLFRRSTVVDVGGYSSKFTGFETVGEDIELVVHLHRHCYENRIPYRVAYVPDPVAWTECPESMKVLGRQRDRWQRGLNEVTFHHLKMLFNPRYGRIGLIAFPYFCLLEGLGPAIEFFGYVSFLLTIVLGQASWLFIVCFLMAAIVLGIALSLAAIALEELSFRRYRRFRDLIRLFLLSVIEGVGYRQLNSYWRFKGFVGAIFRQKGWGKMERKGFQPKK
- a CDS encoding HEAT repeat domain-containing protein, which gives rise to MIETLEPYFSAFRNHLNSIALQDQVLLWIIASIGVLFTITLIFAALVVLLRLGNIRSAAKWKKLEAVWEPRVLNYLAEPNGPDELWSRVRKKNRLYFIHYLYRVAMRLSGEERRHLQGLAEPFIELVEINAKRGDSEQRARAVQTLSVLGRPQSLSILINALDDFSPLVAMLAARSLLKTYSADYLPAVLERLHRFEYWGTSFIASMLAGIGQEAVPTLRQCFSDATLPPRSRAVAADALSLLNDFASADETPGVLENEHDRDLLSATLRLVGRVGRPQHLGAIRRMCDVSDQVIRANAIRASRISRR